A single region of the Mycobacterium avium subsp. avium genome encodes:
- a CDS encoding alpha/beta hydrolase: MEQFFGQLSLLHGWLPPTVQGLALLMLVAAIHWRARGWLKRVLPAALVAAVAVTVLARWYITSLGVAGDPAPTALWLWIALSGLAAAVFLVGWRGVRWWRRGLAVLSIPLCVLCAGLALNGWVGYFPTVLAAWNQLTQAPLPDQIDRLRVTEMQIAGTRPSKGVVVPVDIDGNGPSGSHFAHRRELVYLPPAWFNSNPPPRLPAVMMISSAFNTPADWLGPGGAFTAIDYFAAAHHGFAPVLVFVDPTGSFDNDTECVNGSRGNAADHLTKDIQPFMVSNFGVSADRANWGVAGWSMGGTCAVDLAVMHPEMFRAFVDIAGDRGPNVGPKDQSVARLFGGDQAAWAAFDPVTVMTRHGRYADLSGWFEVPGADVARTAQQGNADPAPALVASSSDPAANPEGQDAAAHSLCAVGAANGIACAVVTQPGKHDWPFAAQAFATALPWLAWTIGTPNTEPVQLPQRAAAPPR, from the coding sequence TTGGAGCAGTTCTTCGGACAACTGTCGCTGCTGCACGGCTGGCTGCCGCCGACCGTGCAGGGCCTGGCGCTGCTGATGCTGGTCGCCGCGATCCACTGGCGGGCCCGCGGCTGGCTCAAGCGGGTGCTGCCGGCGGCGCTGGTCGCCGCGGTCGCGGTGACCGTGCTGGCGCGCTGGTACATCACCTCGCTCGGGGTGGCCGGGGATCCGGCGCCGACGGCGCTGTGGCTGTGGATCGCGCTGAGCGGTCTGGCCGCGGCCGTGTTCCTGGTGGGCTGGCGGGGCGTGCGCTGGTGGCGACGCGGGCTGGCGGTGCTGTCGATACCGCTGTGCGTGCTGTGCGCGGGCCTGGCGCTGAACGGCTGGGTGGGCTACTTCCCCACCGTGCTCGCGGCGTGGAACCAGCTGACCCAGGCGCCGCTGCCCGACCAGATCGACCGGCTGCGGGTCACCGAGATGCAGATCGCCGGCACCAGGCCGAGCAAGGGCGTGGTGGTGCCGGTGGACATCGACGGCAACGGCCCGTCGGGCTCCCACTTCGCGCACCGCCGTGAACTGGTCTATCTGCCCCCGGCGTGGTTCAACAGCAACCCCCCACCCCGATTGCCGGCGGTCATGATGATCAGCTCGGCCTTCAACACCCCGGCCGACTGGCTGGGCCCGGGCGGCGCCTTCACCGCCATCGACTACTTCGCCGCCGCCCACCACGGGTTCGCCCCGGTGCTGGTGTTCGTCGATCCCACCGGCTCGTTCGACAACGACACCGAGTGCGTCAACGGCAGCCGCGGCAACGCCGCCGACCACCTGACCAAGGACATTCAGCCGTTCATGGTGTCGAACTTCGGCGTCAGCGCCGACCGGGCCAACTGGGGCGTCGCCGGATGGTCGATGGGCGGCACCTGCGCCGTCGACCTGGCCGTCATGCACCCGGAGATGTTCCGCGCCTTCGTCGACATCGCGGGCGACCGCGGCCCCAACGTCGGCCCCAAGGACCAATCCGTGGCGCGGCTCTTCGGCGGCGATCAGGCCGCGTGGGCGGCCTTCGACCCGGTCACGGTGATGACCAGGCACGGTCGCTACGCCGACTTGTCCGGTTGGTTCGAGGTGCCCGGGGCCGACGTGGCGCGCACCGCGCAGCAGGGCAACGCCGATCCAGCACCCGCCCTGGTGGCGTCCAGCAGCGACCCGGCCGCCAACCCCGAGGGCCAGGATGCCGCCGCGCACTCGCTGTGCGCGGTCGGCGCCGCCAACGGCATCGCCTGCGCGGTGGTTACCCAGCCGGGCAAGCACGACTGGCCGTTCGCCGCCCAGGCGTTTGCCACCGCGCTGCCGTGGCTGGCCTGGACGATCGGCACGCCCAACACCGAACCGGTGCAGCTGCCGCAGCGGGCCGCCGCGCCGCCGCGGTGA
- a CDS encoding SDR family NAD(P)-dependent oxidoreductase yields the protein MTDELRGRRILVTGAATGIGAAAVSVLTDAGADVVATYHTTPPPPDLTAHWLQCDARDADAVSALVHRAAEHLGGLDVLVHAAGLWQPGIPGCIGADDISFLLDTNVKSTILTNQAAHAAMKAQDPKGGRIINFGSSEAVMGSPISAVYAATKGAVQAWTRSAAKAWAADHVTVNALAPAVQTPGADRLRAFLGPDAAALIDQQMQMMIPLGGALGEPVRDLGPMLVFLAGPGSGFITGQLLAVDGGLMMVGA from the coding sequence GTGACAGACGAGCTGCGGGGCCGGCGGATCCTGGTGACCGGCGCCGCCACCGGTATCGGCGCGGCCGCCGTCAGCGTCCTCACCGACGCGGGCGCCGACGTCGTCGCGACCTATCACACGACGCCACCGCCGCCGGATCTGACGGCGCACTGGTTGCAGTGCGACGCGCGCGACGCCGACGCCGTCTCGGCCCTGGTCCACCGGGCCGCCGAGCACCTGGGTGGGCTCGACGTGCTGGTGCACGCCGCGGGGCTGTGGCAGCCGGGGATACCCGGCTGCATCGGCGCCGACGACATCTCGTTTCTGTTGGACACCAACGTCAAGTCGACCATCCTGACCAATCAAGCCGCCCACGCCGCCATGAAGGCCCAAGACCCCAAGGGCGGCCGGATCATCAACTTCGGCTCCTCGGAAGCCGTTATGGGCAGCCCGATTTCGGCCGTCTACGCCGCGACCAAGGGCGCGGTGCAGGCCTGGACCCGCTCGGCGGCCAAGGCCTGGGCCGCCGACCACGTCACCGTCAACGCCCTTGCCCCGGCGGTGCAGACGCCGGGCGCCGACCGGCTCCGCGCGTTCCTCGGCCCGGACGCCGCCGCGCTGATCGACCAGCAGATGCAGATGATGATCCCGCTGGGTGGCGCGCTGGGCGAGCCGGTCCGCGACCTCGGGCCGATGCTGGTGTTCCTGGCCGGGCCGGGGTCGGGCTTCATCACCGGACAACTGCTGGCCGTCGACGGCGGCCTGATGATGGTGGGCGCATAG
- a CDS encoding triacylglycerol lipase — translation MRRVAGVFAALVLMAGTLTGPAIARADGDEPQYADFYTPPDPLPPGRPGDLIRTEPSRLVLEPSGQLGAIMATGTRIMYRSTDTRGNPIAVTGTYFEPYNDWPYGGPRPLISYAPGTQGQGNQCAPSRMFNQGIHYSGGWDIMFNYEELFVATMVARGFAIVMTDYQGLGTPPMHTYVGRVAEGQAVLDAARAAMRLPGTSLDPHGPVAFWGYSQGGGATASAAELAAQYAPDLHIVGTYAGAPPADLKELLPYADGSALVGVVGYALNSVMAAYPEFADAIRSKMTPRGLAMLESVSRQCVGQTLLDFMFRHIQPYFTEDINQLVNEEPFNSLFEAQRIGRYKPNAPVLINSNRYDPLVPWTAANQLGRDWCAQGADVEFRTNEEPPFLNKLVINHALPMLVDGEPAMQWIAARFRGEPTAPNCGQF, via the coding sequence ATGCGCCGCGTCGCGGGAGTTTTCGCAGCACTGGTGTTGATGGCGGGCACCCTGACCGGACCCGCGATCGCGCGGGCCGACGGCGACGAGCCGCAATACGCCGACTTCTACACCCCGCCCGATCCGCTGCCGCCCGGGCGGCCGGGCGACCTGATCCGCACCGAGCCGTCGCGGCTGGTGCTGGAGCCCTCCGGCCAGCTCGGCGCCATCATGGCCACCGGGACCCGGATCATGTACCGCAGCACCGATACCCGCGGCAACCCGATCGCGGTCACCGGCACCTACTTCGAGCCCTACAACGATTGGCCGTACGGCGGGCCCAGGCCGTTGATCAGCTACGCGCCCGGCACCCAGGGCCAGGGCAATCAGTGCGCCCCGTCGCGAATGTTCAACCAGGGCATCCACTATTCGGGCGGCTGGGACATCATGTTCAACTACGAGGAGCTGTTCGTGGCCACCATGGTGGCCCGCGGCTTCGCCATCGTGATGACCGACTACCAGGGCCTGGGCACGCCGCCGATGCACACGTACGTGGGCCGGGTGGCCGAGGGGCAGGCCGTGCTCGATGCGGCCCGGGCCGCGATGCGACTGCCCGGCACCTCGCTGGATCCGCATGGGCCGGTGGCATTTTGGGGTTATTCACAAGGCGGCGGCGCCACCGCGTCGGCGGCCGAGCTGGCCGCGCAATACGCGCCCGACCTGCACATCGTGGGCACCTACGCCGGGGCGCCGCCGGCCGACCTCAAGGAGCTGTTGCCCTACGCGGACGGCAGCGCGCTGGTCGGCGTGGTCGGGTACGCGCTGAACAGCGTGATGGCCGCCTACCCGGAATTCGCCGACGCCATCCGTTCCAAGATGACGCCGCGCGGGCTGGCGATGCTGGAATCGGTGTCCCGCCAGTGCGTCGGACAAACCCTGCTGGACTTCATGTTTCGCCACATTCAGCCCTACTTCACCGAGGACATCAATCAACTTGTCAACGAGGAGCCTTTCAACAGCCTGTTCGAGGCGCAGCGGATCGGGCGCTACAAACCCAACGCGCCGGTGCTGATCAACAGCAACCGCTACGACCCGCTGGTGCCGTGGACGGCCGCCAACCAGCTGGGCCGCGACTGGTGCGCCCAGGGCGCCGACGTGGAGTTCCGCACCAACGAGGAGCCGCCCTTCCTCAACAAGCTCGTCATCAACCACGCGCTGCCGATGCTGGTCGACGGCGAGCCGGCCATGCAGTGGATCGCCGCCCGCTTCCGCGGAGAACCCACCGCGCCCAACTGCGGCCAGTTTTAG
- a CDS encoding TetR/AcrR family transcriptional regulator gives MGCIAARRKHNAAQRRRQLADAAIELLGGNGLHGVSHPKVDDRAGVPAGTTSFYFRTRKALVHAMAGRLAELDVADFSMMAELAEDHATEFAGTAGLARIVMYVNSEPWLTRAKARYELALLAGRDPELAAALSESADRLYALARNVVTQWHPAGSAPDPALVDDQATATLAFINGIMLTFVAGQPAVDDAGQLDRLIQGVIAGVAHVRGA, from the coding sequence CTGGGGTGCATCGCTGCCCGCAGAAAGCACAACGCCGCGCAGCGGCGCCGCCAACTCGCCGACGCCGCAATCGAATTGCTGGGCGGCAACGGGCTGCACGGTGTCAGCCACCCGAAGGTCGACGACCGCGCCGGCGTCCCGGCCGGCACCACGTCGTTCTACTTCCGCACCCGCAAGGCGCTGGTGCACGCCATGGCCGGCCGGCTGGCCGAGCTCGACGTCGCCGACTTCTCGATGATGGCCGAGCTCGCCGAGGATCACGCCACCGAGTTCGCCGGCACCGCCGGGTTGGCCCGCATCGTCATGTACGTGAACAGCGAGCCGTGGCTGACCCGTGCCAAGGCGCGCTACGAACTCGCGCTGCTGGCCGGCCGGGACCCGGAACTGGCCGCCGCGCTCAGCGAGTCGGCGGACCGGCTCTACGCACTGGCCCGCAACGTCGTCACCCAGTGGCATCCGGCCGGCAGCGCGCCGGACCCGGCGCTGGTCGACGACCAGGCGACCGCCACCCTGGCGTTCATCAACGGGATCATGCTGACCTTCGTCGCCGGCCAGCCGGCCGTCGACGATGCCGGGCAACTCGACCGGCTCATCCAGGGCGTCATCGCCGGCGTCGCCCACGTCCGCGGTGCGTAA
- a CDS encoding polysaccharide deacetylase family protein: MNRRQFLGSLAASVVAGVGAARLIVDPQPRTFAQTPAAAIPTSGPTAPQALLPPPPLSARIPLPGGGALMKIPGEGDLLALTVDDGVNSEVVRAYTQFAKDTGVRLTYFVNGVYDSWTENLQLLRPLVDSGQIQLGNHTWSHPDLTTLTKEQVAEQLSRNDAFLKKTYGIGAKPYWRPPYAKRNATVDAVAADLGYQVPTLWSGSLSDSTLITEDYILQMADQYFTPQAIVIGHLNHLPVTHVYPQLVDIIRERNLRTVTLNDVFLKTP; this comes from the coding sequence ATGAACCGCCGCCAGTTCCTCGGATCGCTCGCCGCCTCGGTCGTGGCCGGCGTCGGCGCCGCGCGGCTCATCGTCGATCCGCAACCGCGCACCTTCGCCCAGACGCCGGCGGCCGCCATACCGACGTCCGGCCCGACCGCCCCGCAGGCCCTGCTGCCGCCTCCCCCGCTGAGCGCCCGCATCCCGCTGCCCGGCGGCGGCGCGCTGATGAAGATCCCGGGCGAGGGCGACCTGCTGGCGCTGACCGTCGACGACGGCGTCAACAGCGAGGTGGTGCGCGCCTATACGCAGTTCGCCAAGGACACCGGCGTGCGGCTGACCTATTTCGTCAACGGGGTCTACGACTCGTGGACCGAGAACCTGCAGTTGCTGCGCCCGCTGGTCGACAGCGGCCAGATCCAGCTCGGCAACCACACCTGGTCGCACCCGGACCTGACGACGCTGACCAAAGAGCAAGTGGCCGAACAACTCTCGCGTAACGATGCGTTCCTGAAGAAGACGTACGGCATCGGCGCCAAGCCGTACTGGCGGCCGCCGTACGCCAAGCGCAACGCCACCGTGGACGCCGTGGCCGCCGACCTTGGCTACCAGGTGCCGACGTTGTGGTCGGGCTCGCTGTCGGATTCGACGCTGATCACCGAGGACTACATCCTGCAGATGGCCGATCAGTACTTCACGCCGCAGGCCATCGTGATCGGGCACCTCAATCACCTGCCGGTCACCCACGTCTACCCGCAGCTGGTCGACATCATCCGGGAACGCAACCTGCGCACCGTCACCCTCAACGACGTGTTCCTGAAGACGCCGTAA
- a CDS encoding alpha/beta fold hydrolase → MSTIDISAGTIHYEATGPADGRPVVFVHGYLMGGQLWRQVGDRLAGRGLRCIAPTWPMGAHPEPLRRGADRTITGVAAMVAELLSALDLEDVVLVGNDTGGVVSQLVAVHHRERLGALVLTSCDAFEHFPPPVLRPVILAAKSKATFRAVAQAMRAPAVRKRAFDGLAHSNIDALTELWVRPALSLPAVAEDLRRFTLSLRTEVTTAAAARLYDFDKPTLIAWSADDVFFAQEDGARLAATIPNARHEVIAGARTFSMVDQPDRLADLLSTVAVRT, encoded by the coding sequence ATGTCGACGATCGACATTAGTGCCGGAACCATCCATTACGAAGCAACCGGACCCGCGGACGGCAGGCCCGTGGTGTTCGTGCACGGCTACCTGATGGGCGGCCAACTCTGGCGTCAGGTCGGCGACCGGCTCGCCGGCCGCGGGCTGCGCTGCATCGCCCCGACCTGGCCGATGGGCGCGCACCCGGAGCCGTTGCGCCGCGGCGCCGACCGGACCATCACCGGGGTGGCCGCCATGGTCGCCGAGCTGCTCTCCGCGCTGGACCTCGAGGACGTGGTGCTGGTCGGCAACGACACCGGCGGGGTGGTCAGCCAGCTGGTGGCCGTGCACCACCGCGAGCGGCTGGGCGCGCTGGTGCTCACGAGTTGCGATGCGTTCGAACACTTTCCACCCCCGGTCCTGCGGCCGGTGATCCTGGCCGCCAAGTCCAAGGCGACGTTCCGGGCGGTGGCCCAGGCCATGCGCGCACCCGCGGTGCGCAAGCGCGCGTTCGACGGCCTGGCGCACAGCAATATCGACGCGCTCACCGAGCTCTGGGTGCGCCCGGCGCTCTCGCTCCCCGCGGTCGCCGAGGACCTGCGCCGGTTCACCCTGTCGCTGCGCACCGAGGTGACCACGGCGGCGGCGGCGCGGCTGTACGACTTCGACAAGCCCACGCTGATCGCATGGTCGGCCGACGACGTGTTCTTCGCGCAGGAGGACGGCGCGCGGCTGGCCGCGACGATCCCGAACGCCCGCCACGAGGTCATCGCGGGGGCGCGGACCTTCTCGATGGTCGATCAGCCCGACCGGCTCGCCGATCTGTTGTCGACGGTCGCGGTGCGCACCTGA
- a CDS encoding TetR/AcrR family transcriptional regulator, which translates to MESKRRTQEERSAATRDALIAAARKLWGLRGYTEVGTPEIAAAAGVTRGAMYHQFADKAALFRAVVEAVEQDVMARMAVVVAESGASTPTDAIRAAVDAWLEVSADPEVRQLILLDAPSVLGWAEFRDVAQRYSLGMTEQLLTEAIRAGELAEQPVRPLAHVLIGALDEAAMVIATADDPDRARRETRQVLQRLVDGMFDAR; encoded by the coding sequence ATGGAAAGCAAGAGACGGACCCAGGAAGAGCGCTCCGCGGCGACCCGCGACGCGCTGATCGCCGCTGCCCGCAAGCTGTGGGGGCTGCGCGGCTACACCGAGGTCGGCACCCCCGAGATCGCCGCGGCCGCCGGGGTCACCCGGGGCGCGATGTACCACCAATTCGCCGACAAGGCAGCGCTTTTCCGCGCGGTGGTCGAGGCCGTCGAGCAGGATGTGATGGCGCGGATGGCGGTGGTGGTGGCCGAATCCGGGGCGAGCACACCCACGGACGCCATCCGCGCCGCGGTCGACGCCTGGCTGGAGGTGTCCGCCGATCCCGAAGTGCGGCAACTTATCCTGCTGGACGCACCGAGCGTGCTGGGCTGGGCCGAATTCCGCGATGTCGCGCAGCGCTACAGCCTGGGCATGACCGAGCAGCTGCTCACCGAGGCGATCCGGGCCGGCGAGTTGGCCGAGCAACCGGTGCGTCCGCTGGCGCACGTGCTGATCGGCGCGCTCGACGAGGCGGCCATGGTGATCGCCACCGCCGACGATCCGGACCGCGCCCGCCGGGAGACCCGGCAGGTGCTGCAGCGGCTGGTCGACGGGATGTTCGACGCACGCTGA
- a CDS encoding alpha/beta hydrolase family esterase gives MRFGCARAVSLGLLPVLVVVLAGCLGGGHALGTPDSQSIPVGPSTHTLQSGGTSRTYHLYRPQGLSEAAPLVVMLHGGFGNGEQAERAYHWDAEADAGHFLVAYPDGLGRAWNAGTCCGEPAHGGTDDVGFVNAVVGAIEAQIPVDRARVYVTGMSNGAMMALRLGCQSDTFAAIAPVAGTLLTDCSAARPASVLQIHGTADDRVPYAGGPGKAFALNGSPRVDGPSVESVNATWRAIDACGPPSSTTAGDVTTQTAGCADGRTVELISVAGAGHQWPGGASSPLAEKVAGIPAPSTALDATDTIWQFFARNHR, from the coding sequence ATGCGATTCGGATGCGCCCGGGCGGTCAGCCTCGGTCTGCTGCCGGTTCTGGTCGTCGTGCTCGCCGGCTGCCTCGGTGGCGGGCATGCGCTGGGAACGCCTGACTCCCAATCGATTCCGGTCGGGCCATCCACCCACACCCTGCAGTCGGGCGGCACGTCCCGCACCTATCACCTGTACCGCCCGCAGGGGCTGAGCGAGGCGGCCCCGCTGGTGGTGATGCTGCACGGCGGCTTTGGCAACGGCGAGCAGGCCGAGCGCGCCTACCACTGGGACGCCGAGGCCGACGCCGGGCATTTCCTGGTCGCCTACCCCGACGGCCTGGGCCGCGCCTGGAACGCCGGAACCTGTTGCGGCGAGCCGGCACACGGCGGCACCGACGACGTCGGATTCGTCAACGCCGTGGTCGGCGCCATCGAGGCGCAGATCCCGGTGGATCGTGCCCGCGTCTACGTCACCGGCATGTCGAACGGCGCCATGATGGCGCTGCGGCTGGGCTGCCAGAGCGACACCTTCGCCGCGATCGCCCCGGTGGCCGGCACGTTGCTCACCGATTGCTCCGCGGCCCGGCCGGCCTCGGTGCTGCAGATCCACGGCACCGCCGACGACCGGGTGCCCTATGCCGGCGGACCCGGAAAGGCGTTCGCGCTCAACGGCTCCCCGCGGGTCGACGGGCCGTCGGTGGAATCGGTCAACGCCACCTGGCGCGCCATCGACGCCTGCGGGCCGCCCAGCTCGACCACCGCCGGCGATGTCACCACCCAGACCGCCGGCTGCGCGGACGGCCGCACGGTGGAGTTGATCTCGGTGGCCGGGGCCGGCCACCAATGGCCCGGCGGGGCGTCCAGCCCCCTGGCGGAAAAGGTGGCCGGAATTCCGGCGCCGTCGACGGCGCTGGACGCCACCGACACGATCTGGCAATTCTTCGCCCGTAATCACCGTTAG
- a CDS encoding heavy metal translocating P-type ATPase codes for MSTPPRHIDEGTFPDHTASTARIELEITGMTCASCAARIEKKLNKLDGVTATVNYATEKAAVSAPASYDPQTLITEIENAGYAAAVATPSPPRDAPELASLRRRLVTAIALAGPVIAVAMIPALQFQHWHWAALALTAPVVGWCGRPFHAAAWANLKHGVTTMDTLISIGTLAAFLWSLYALVLGAADRPGMRHDFELTVGHGAHVSHVAAPCHVYFEVAAGVTLFVLAGRYFERRSKRTAGAALWALLALGAKDVAVLRAGAETRIPIERLAVGDEFVVRPGERIATDGIVVAGSSAVDAAMLTGESVPVEVGVGDGVTGGTVNAGGRLVVRATGIGDDTQLARMAQLVERAQSGKANAQRLADRVSGVFVPVVLLLAVATLAGWLAAGGTLATALTAAVAVLIIACPCALGLATPTALLVGTGRAAQLGVLIKGPEVLETTRAVDTVVLDKTGTVTTGAMTVLDVVAADGTDRATLLRYAGALEAASEHPLAHAIARDAKAELGPLPTPTGFRAVGGGGVHGRVDGHAVAVGRPRWLAERGLRPDAALAAAAARAEHDGKTVVAVGWDGRARGILALADTVKPSSAAAVRQFTRLGLTPILLTGDNHTVARRIAGELGIGEVISGALPADKVEAVKRLQSAGRVVAMVGDGVNDAAALAAADLGLAMGTGTDVAIEAADVTVVRGDLRAAVDAIRLSRRTLATIKTNLVWAFGYNLAAIPLAALGMLNPMLAGAAMALSSVLVVGNSLRLRSFASIIPGA; via the coding sequence ATGAGCACACCGCCACGGCACATCGACGAGGGCACCTTCCCCGACCACACCGCCTCAACCGCTCGCATCGAGCTGGAGATCACCGGGATGACCTGCGCCTCGTGCGCGGCCCGGATCGAAAAGAAGCTGAACAAGCTGGATGGCGTGACCGCGACCGTCAACTACGCCACCGAGAAGGCCGCGGTCAGCGCGCCCGCGAGTTACGACCCGCAAACGCTGATCACCGAGATCGAAAACGCCGGGTACGCCGCCGCCGTGGCGACGCCGTCGCCGCCGCGGGACGCCCCGGAGCTGGCCTCGCTGCGCAGGCGCCTGGTCACCGCCATCGCCCTGGCCGGGCCGGTGATCGCCGTGGCGATGATTCCCGCGCTGCAATTCCAGCACTGGCACTGGGCGGCGCTGGCCCTGACCGCGCCGGTGGTCGGGTGGTGCGGGCGCCCCTTCCACGCGGCCGCGTGGGCCAACCTCAAACATGGCGTCACCACCATGGACACCCTGATCTCGATCGGCACGCTGGCGGCCTTCCTGTGGTCGCTGTACGCCCTGGTTCTCGGGGCGGCCGACCGGCCCGGCATGCGGCACGACTTCGAGCTGACCGTCGGGCACGGCGCCCACGTCTCCCACGTCGCGGCCCCGTGCCACGTCTACTTCGAGGTGGCGGCCGGGGTGACGCTGTTCGTGCTGGCCGGGCGGTACTTCGAGCGGCGGTCCAAGCGGACGGCCGGCGCCGCGCTGTGGGCGCTGCTGGCGCTGGGCGCCAAGGACGTCGCGGTGCTGCGGGCGGGCGCCGAAACCCGCATCCCGATCGAGCGGCTGGCCGTCGGCGACGAGTTCGTGGTGCGTCCCGGCGAACGGATCGCCACCGACGGGATCGTCGTCGCGGGCTCCTCGGCGGTAGACGCCGCCATGCTGACCGGTGAGTCCGTCCCGGTCGAGGTCGGCGTGGGCGACGGCGTGACCGGCGGCACCGTCAACGCCGGCGGCCGGCTGGTGGTGCGCGCCACCGGGATCGGCGACGACACCCAACTGGCCCGGATGGCCCAACTGGTCGAACGGGCCCAGTCCGGCAAGGCCAACGCGCAGCGGCTCGCCGACCGCGTCTCGGGGGTGTTCGTCCCCGTCGTGCTGCTGCTCGCGGTGGCCACCCTGGCCGGCTGGCTGGCGGCGGGCGGCACCCTGGCCACCGCCCTGACCGCGGCCGTCGCGGTGCTCATCATCGCCTGCCCGTGCGCGCTGGGACTGGCCACCCCGACCGCCCTACTGGTCGGCACCGGCCGGGCCGCCCAGCTCGGAGTCCTGATCAAGGGGCCCGAAGTGCTCGAGACCACCCGCGCCGTCGACACCGTCGTGCTCGACAAGACCGGGACCGTCACCACCGGCGCCATGACCGTGCTCGACGTGGTCGCCGCCGACGGCACCGACCGCGCCACGCTGTTGCGCTACGCCGGGGCGCTGGAGGCCGCCTCCGAACACCCCCTCGCGCACGCCATCGCCCGGGACGCCAAGGCGGAACTCGGCCCGCTGCCCACCCCCACCGGCTTCCGCGCGGTCGGCGGCGGCGGCGTGCACGGCAGGGTCGACGGCCACGCCGTCGCGGTCGGGCGGCCGAGGTGGCTGGCCGAGCGCGGCCTGCGCCCGGACGCCGCCCTGGCGGCGGCCGCCGCGCGCGCCGAGCACGACGGCAAAACCGTGGTCGCCGTCGGCTGGGACGGCCGGGCGCGCGGCATCCTGGCGCTGGCCGACACCGTCAAACCCTCCAGCGCCGCGGCGGTGCGGCAGTTCACCCGGCTGGGCCTGACGCCGATCCTGCTGACCGGCGACAACCACACCGTCGCCCGCCGCATCGCCGGCGAGCTCGGGATCGGCGAGGTCATCTCCGGCGCGCTGCCCGCCGACAAGGTCGAGGCCGTCAAGCGCCTGCAATCCGCGGGCCGGGTGGTGGCCATGGTCGGCGACGGCGTCAACGACGCCGCCGCGCTGGCCGCCGCCGACCTGGGCCTGGCCATGGGCACCGGCACCGACGTCGCGATCGAGGCCGCCGACGTCACCGTGGTCCGCGGCGACCTGCGCGCGGCCGTCGACGCGATCCGGCTCTCCCGGCGCACGCTGGCCACCATCAAGACCAACCTGGTGTGGGCCTTCGGCTACAACCTGGCCGCGATTCCCCTGGCGGCGCTCGGCATGCTCAACCCGATGCTGGCCGGCGCCGCCATGGCGCTGTCCAGCGTGCTCGTCGTCGGCAACAGCCTGCGGCTGCGCTCGTTCGCCAGCATCATCCCCGGCGCGTGA
- a CDS encoding MarR family winged helix-turn-helix transcriptional regulator gives MREGARGGWEPTVPALVNLVAAAGAPRLRAAFAEAGLDGIRPAQSLALVPLAAGGLHASDLADRLRVSRQAVAQAVAALERHGYVTRTPDPADARARIIELTPRGRQALQVMRANAIAMEKRWRKVLGERRLTELRETLTMLLAAEREPGG, from the coding sequence ATGCGAGAGGGAGCGCGCGGCGGGTGGGAGCCGACCGTGCCGGCGCTGGTGAACCTGGTCGCCGCCGCCGGCGCACCGCGGCTGCGCGCCGCGTTCGCCGAGGCCGGCCTCGACGGGATCCGGCCCGCCCAGTCGCTCGCCCTGGTGCCGCTGGCCGCGGGCGGATTGCACGCCTCCGATCTGGCCGACCGGCTGCGGGTGAGCCGGCAGGCGGTGGCCCAGGCGGTCGCGGCCCTGGAGCGGCACGGCTATGTCACCCGCACGCCCGACCCGGCCGACGCGCGCGCCCGGATCATCGAGTTGACGCCGCGGGGTCGGCAGGCACTGCAGGTGATGCGCGCCAACGCGATCGCCATGGAGAAGCGGTGGCGCAAGGTGCTCGGCGAGCGACGGCTGACCGAGTTGCGCGAGACGCTGACGATGCTGCTGGCCGCCGAGCGGGAGCCCGGCGGGTAG